Proteins encoded together in one Rossellomorea sp. y25 window:
- a CDS encoding YhcN/YlaJ family sporulation lipoprotein has translation MNKRLFMVPLTAVMTLGLAACNSGEEEAQDRYTDSYEPLGFYSNEGHGGDKGDERDGPLTEMYDHSVGKEGQDIRQKKREFLQVRDENGNPKNPSRPLANYDENFLAQDGRASHGDANYHGHLDDNTRNAKRSYYTAYEGDLAEKIGDVTGKVENVSDVRAVAYGSDVLIAVELDDHSKIEETKARVTKAVQPYLHGRSVSVVTDEGTFSRVRNIDNDLRDGGPREGINFDMHDMFKSVKNRVNE, from the coding sequence TTGAATAAACGATTATTCATGGTACCATTAACAGCCGTCATGACATTGGGCCTTGCTGCATGTAATAGTGGAGAAGAAGAAGCTCAAGATCGATACACAGACTCCTATGAGCCCCTCGGCTTCTATTCAAACGAAGGCCACGGTGGAGATAAGGGAGATGAGAGGGACGGACCTCTAACGGAAATGTATGACCATTCTGTTGGAAAAGAGGGTCAGGATATCCGCCAAAAGAAACGCGAATTCCTTCAAGTAAGGGATGAGAATGGCAATCCTAAAAATCCTTCAAGACCACTTGCCAACTATGATGAGAATTTCTTAGCACAAGACGGTCGCGCGAGCCACGGTGATGCGAATTACCATGGACATCTTGATGATAATACACGAAATGCCAAGAGATCTTACTATACAGCTTATGAAGGGGACTTAGCTGAGAAAATCGGTGATGTTACTGGAAAGGTTGAAAATGTAAGCGACGTTCGTGCTGTTGCATATGGTTCAGATGTCCTCATTGCTGTAGAGCTGGATGACCACAGCAAAATCGAGGAAACGAAAGCCCGGGTCACAAAAGCCGTTCAGCCTTATCTTCATGGAAGGTCGGTTTCGGTTGTGACTGATGAAGGAACGTTCAGTCGGGTCAGAAATATTGACAATGATTTACGTGACGGCGGACCAAGAGAAGGAATTAACTTTGATATGCACGATATGTTTAAATCGGTTAAGAACCGTGTCAATGAGTAA
- a CDS encoding DUF2905 domain-containing protein yields MTGLPKLLMIIGGIILIIGFLMQFIKIGKLPGDIIIKKENTTFYFPLMTSILLSVILSVVFYLLGRFK; encoded by the coding sequence TTGACGGGATTGCCTAAGCTACTAATGATTATAGGTGGAATCATTCTTATTATCGGATTCCTCATGCAATTTATCAAAATAGGTAAGCTTCCTGGAGACATTATCATTAAAAAAGAAAACACAACATTTTATTTTCCACTTATGACTTCTATTCTGTTAAGTGTTATACTTTCCGTTGTCTTTTATTTATTAGGGCGATTTAAATAG
- a CDS encoding intercompartmental signaling factor BofC has protein sequence MTIKVRIVFMVMLLIGAFYFTFFYTEEKQAADGGSLEELNETPAEVTSAHTITVILERVYLDGEVSEEIVQETIWSMEDFWAAYEDWQLMDMTEEQIVFQKQMDDISPLLKTNGYFGISDNGVLSIFNGKPGQAEIIQSFFQIDVEKLESKRHDDLVKGIPIKSKQEYEEVLEQFKPYSVPK, from the coding sequence ATGACGATTAAGGTTCGAATCGTGTTTATGGTGATGTTGTTAATAGGTGCTTTTTACTTCACATTCTTTTATACAGAAGAGAAGCAGGCTGCTGATGGGGGCTCTCTTGAGGAGCTGAATGAAACGCCTGCAGAGGTAACTTCCGCCCACACGATCACAGTCATACTTGAAAGAGTATATCTGGATGGTGAAGTGAGTGAGGAAATCGTACAGGAAACGATTTGGAGCATGGAAGATTTCTGGGCTGCATATGAGGATTGGCAGCTGATGGATATGACGGAAGAACAGATCGTGTTTCAAAAACAGATGGATGATATTTCCCCCCTTTTAAAGACGAATGGATATTTCGGTATTTCTGACAATGGCGTCCTATCCATTTTCAATGGGAAACCGGGACAGGCAGAGATCATTCAGTCCTTCTTTCAGATTGATGTAGAGAAGCTTGAAAGTAAACGGCATGATGATTTAGTCAAGGGCATCCCTATAAAGTCGAAGCAAGAATACGAAGAGGTTCTCGAACAATTTAAACCCTACTCGGTTCCTAAATAA
- the ruvA gene encoding Holliday junction branch migration protein RuvA, which yields MYEYIKGTVSQVGPEYVVVENNGIGYQLYTANPFVYSKYQNQEIQIFTYQHVREDLIALYGFLAMEEKLLFMKLLNVSGIGPKGALAILASGAPQQVITAIEEENESFLTKFPGVGKKTARQMILDLKGKLQDVVPDYFPSLFSNPEEAEVSSGKDEAFDEAILALKALGYSEREIKKITPKLKGEGHTSDEIIRKALQLLLK from the coding sequence ATGTATGAGTATATAAAAGGGACGGTTAGCCAAGTTGGTCCTGAGTATGTAGTAGTGGAGAATAATGGGATCGGATATCAGCTGTATACGGCGAATCCGTTTGTTTATTCTAAATATCAAAATCAAGAGATTCAGATTTTTACATATCAGCATGTGCGTGAAGATCTTATTGCCCTTTATGGCTTTCTGGCAATGGAAGAAAAATTGCTATTTATGAAACTATTAAATGTTTCAGGAATTGGTCCCAAAGGAGCTTTAGCGATTTTGGCCTCGGGTGCCCCCCAGCAGGTAATTACCGCCATCGAAGAAGAGAATGAAAGTTTCCTGACGAAGTTTCCCGGTGTGGGTAAGAAGACAGCACGTCAGATGATCCTGGACTTAAAAGGGAAGCTTCAGGATGTTGTGCCTGATTATTTTCCAAGTTTATTCTCGAATCCAGAGGAGGCAGAAGTGTCCTCTGGGAAGGATGAGGCCTTTGATGAAGCGATTCTTGCTCTTAAAGCCCTTGGCTATTCTGAACGTGAAATCAAGAAAATCACTCCAAAGTTAAAAGGAGAAGGGCATACCTCGGACGAAATCATCAGGAAAGCTCTTCAGCTCCTATTGAAATAA
- a CDS encoding DUF421 domain-containing protein translates to MEEYFIIIIRTLFLYFLIIFIFRIMGKREIGELSILDLVVFIMIAEMAVMAIEQPKDPIIHTVLPMGVIVLIQMVFAWFSLRSKSFRELLDGKPSVIIHNGKIDDKVMKKQRYNYDDLLLQLREKDIFNVADVEFAILEPSGKLSVLKKDDEEEASQSLTLPLILDGQVQTTHLDMIGKTAFWLRKELRERGFKNIQEISFCSFQNGQFYIDEKNQ, encoded by the coding sequence GTGGAGGAATATTTTATTATTATTATACGCACTCTTTTTCTTTATTTTTTGATCATCTTTATTTTTCGAATAATGGGGAAAAGAGAGATCGGTGAACTAAGCATACTCGATTTGGTGGTATTCATCATGATTGCGGAGATGGCTGTCATGGCCATCGAGCAACCCAAGGATCCCATTATCCATACGGTGCTTCCAATGGGGGTCATTGTCCTGATACAAATGGTATTTGCCTGGTTTTCGCTGCGGTCCAAATCATTCCGTGAGCTTTTGGATGGGAAACCGTCAGTGATCATCCATAATGGGAAAATCGATGATAAGGTGATGAAAAAGCAACGGTACAACTATGATGATTTACTCCTGCAATTAAGAGAAAAAGATATCTTCAATGTGGCAGATGTTGAATTTGCAATATTGGAACCTTCAGGGAAACTATCGGTATTGAAGAAAGATGATGAAGAGGAAGCGTCTCAGTCCTTGACTTTACCGCTGATACTAGACGGGCAGGTCCAAACCACTCATCTGGATATGATCGGGAAAACGGCTTTCTGGTTACGAAAGGAATTGAGGGAGAGAGGCTTTAAGAATATACAAGAGATTTCATTCTGCAGCTTCCAGAATGGGCAATTCTATATTGACGAAAAAAATCAATAG
- the queA gene encoding tRNA preQ1(34) S-adenosylmethionine ribosyltransferase-isomerase QueA has protein sequence MKVEDFDFHLPEELIAQTPLENRSESKLMVLDKKDGSIDHLHFKNIVDFLHEGDCLVLNDTRVLPARLFGQKEDTGANIEVLLLKQEDGDQWETLVKPAKRIRVGTEIVFGDGKLKATCVGLKEHGGRILEFRYEGIFYEVLDELGEMPLPPYIRERLEEQDRYQTVFARERGSAAAPTAGLHFTEELLEELKAKGVHIAFITLHVGLGTFRPVSVDTIEEHDMHAEFYQVSEGTARLLNEVRANGGRIITVGTTSTRTLETIASKHGTFVEENGWTNIFIYPGYEFRGIDGLITNFHLPKSTLIMLVSAFAGQENVMHAYETAVKEKYRFFSFGDAMFIK, from the coding sequence GTGAAAGTAGAAGATTTTGATTTTCATTTACCGGAAGAACTGATTGCACAGACCCCTCTGGAAAATCGTTCCGAGAGTAAACTGATGGTGTTGGATAAAAAAGATGGATCCATTGATCATCTCCATTTTAAAAATATTGTGGATTTCCTGCACGAAGGGGATTGTCTCGTTTTAAATGACACAAGAGTACTACCGGCACGCCTTTTTGGACAAAAAGAAGATACGGGTGCCAATATTGAGGTGCTTCTTCTGAAACAAGAGGATGGAGATCAGTGGGAGACGCTTGTGAAGCCTGCGAAACGAATTCGGGTAGGCACGGAGATTGTCTTTGGAGACGGAAAGTTAAAAGCAACCTGTGTTGGTTTAAAAGAGCATGGTGGAAGAATTCTTGAATTCCGTTACGAAGGGATCTTCTACGAGGTTCTTGATGAATTGGGAGAAATGCCCCTGCCTCCATATATTCGCGAGCGATTAGAAGAACAGGACCGCTACCAAACCGTATTTGCAAGGGAAAGAGGTTCAGCGGCAGCTCCGACGGCCGGTCTTCATTTTACGGAAGAACTGCTGGAAGAACTGAAAGCAAAGGGTGTACATATTGCGTTTATTACCCTCCATGTGGGATTGGGGACATTCAGACCGGTTTCCGTCGATACGATTGAGGAACATGATATGCATGCTGAGTTCTATCAGGTATCCGAAGGGACCGCCCGTCTATTGAATGAAGTAAGGGCAAATGGCGGCCGCATCATTACAGTCGGAACCACATCCACCCGGACTCTGGAAACCATTGCTTCAAAGCACGGAACCTTTGTGGAAGAGAATGGCTGGACGAATATTTTCATTTATCCTGGATATGAGTTCAGGGGGATCGATGGTCTCATCACGAATTTCCATTTACCGAAGTCGACCCTGATCATGCTGGTCAGTGCCTTTGCGGGACAGGAAAACGTCATGCATGCCTATGAAACGGCAGTTAAAGAGAAGTACCGCTTCTTCAGCTTTGGAGATGCGATGTTTATTAAGTAA
- the ruvB gene encoding Holliday junction branch migration DNA helicase RuvB — protein MEERIVSGESELNEDSFEYSLRPQTIKQYIGQDKVKHNLEVFIEAAKMRQETLDHVLLYGPPGLGKTTLAAVIANEMGVNLRTTSGPAIERPGDLAAVLTALEPGDVLFIDEIHRLPRAIEEVLYPAMEDFCLDIVIGNGPSARSVRLDLPPFTLVGATTRAGALSAPLRDRFGVLCRLEYYNEEQLNEIVQRTAAILNTKIEATASEELARRSRGTPRIANRLLRRVRDFAQVKGNGDITTTLSREALELLQVDKLGLDHIDHKLLKGIIDRFRGGPVGLDTIAASIGEESHTIEDVYEPYLLQIGFIQRTPRGRIVTHLVYEHFQLEVPNN, from the coding sequence ATGGAAGAAAGAATCGTATCAGGCGAATCAGAGTTAAATGAAGATTCCTTTGAATATTCCCTGCGTCCGCAGACAATAAAACAATATATTGGGCAAGATAAAGTAAAGCATAATCTAGAGGTATTCATTGAAGCGGCCAAGATGCGTCAGGAAACCTTGGATCATGTTCTTCTTTACGGTCCACCAGGATTGGGCAAAACGACCCTTGCTGCTGTCATCGCAAATGAGATGGGGGTGAACCTGCGCACCACATCTGGTCCCGCTATCGAGAGACCGGGAGATTTAGCTGCGGTCCTGACGGCACTGGAGCCTGGTGATGTGCTGTTTATCGATGAAATCCACCGTTTGCCACGGGCCATTGAAGAGGTTCTCTATCCTGCGATGGAAGACTTTTGTCTGGATATTGTCATAGGGAATGGTCCGAGTGCCCGGTCTGTCCGTTTAGACCTTCCGCCTTTCACACTCGTGGGAGCGACGACCCGGGCAGGTGCATTATCAGCCCCGCTCCGTGATCGGTTTGGTGTTTTATGCCGATTGGAATATTATAATGAGGAGCAGTTGAATGAAATTGTTCAGCGGACAGCAGCGATTTTAAACACAAAAATCGAAGCGACTGCTTCCGAGGAGTTAGCCCGCAGGTCAAGAGGGACACCGCGTATTGCCAATCGATTATTACGAAGGGTAAGAGATTTTGCCCAGGTGAAGGGGAACGGGGATATTACAACCACCCTTTCGAGGGAAGCCCTCGAGCTTCTTCAAGTCGACAAACTGGGTCTTGATCATATCGATCATAAGCTCCTAAAGGGTATCATCGACCGTTTTAGAGGCGGCCCTGTGGGACTTGATACAATCGCGGCAAGTATAGGGGAAGAGTCACACACGATTGAAGATGTATACGAACCCTACCTTTTGCAAATTGGATTTATCCAACGGACGCCAAGAGGAAGGATCGTCACTCATCTTGTATATGAACATTTCCAGTTGGAGGTGCCGAACAATTGA
- a CDS encoding TIGR04086 family membrane protein codes for MGGAVLYGTTTIFVIAIVASLLFSLLLRFTELTESSITLFITIISFLSLFVGGFMSGGKGKTKGWVLGGSTGLIYTLVIFLFQYLGYDSLFSMEQLVYHGCYILTAMMGGILGVNMSGGPRES; via the coding sequence ATGGGAGGTGCCGTTCTATACGGGACAACAACCATATTTGTCATAGCGATAGTCGCAAGCTTATTATTCTCTTTGCTGCTTCGGTTTACAGAACTGACTGAAAGCTCCATCACATTATTTATCACCATCATATCGTTTCTGTCATTATTTGTTGGCGGATTTATGTCTGGTGGAAAAGGTAAAACAAAAGGATGGGTTCTCGGAGGTTCAACCGGGCTTATTTACACCTTGGTCATTTTCTTATTTCAATATCTCGGATACGATAGTCTGTTTTCAATGGAGCAGCTCGTCTATCACGGCTGCTACATCCTCACAGCCATGATGGGGGGAATCCTTGGGGTGAATATGAGTGGCGGTCCCAGGGAGAGCTAG
- the safA gene encoding SafA/ExsA family spore coat assembly protein: MKIHIVQKGDTLWKIAKKYGVNFEELKQMNAQLSNPDMIMPGMKIKVPTTGGSVKKETQIKYGSKEMPKKEMPKAEHPFKEQKPMAMPVEEPKKEKPKEVQKPFAPKMPQPVVPEIDINNYYMMNMANMQMQQPMQKPMQQAKPKPKPKPQMPPKPTNVLPKAKEQPKPKPMQEAVQGVQEEESLQMPSQPQGGNTQPMYNPNNCVPVSPVMPGPGFCPPHGWGMQPGGYGMPMGQGMPMGPGSQVQGASMMPGMQQMPMMPQMGYEEESSSVMPYMPHGQMPMQQPMQMPMHMQQPMQMPMQQPMGQPSGVMGVSDEDDYPSVQMPQQVSPAMMYPQNCYPVSPVMPGPGFQGGMPGGMHGGYPMGPGGQVQGAMSEESPSSMMNGYQMPMGQPSGVMGAQMGGQMPMGQPSGVMGAQMGGQMPMGQPSGVMGAQMGGQMPMGQPSGVMGASDQGDCGCGGPKGYGPMMHHPMMPQQMPQQMPQGMQQQPYGFGPGMMGQGMPGQGMPMGPQGQGMGMPMGPQGMFGPRAFSMPNYHDDDFEG; this comes from the coding sequence GTGAAAATCCATATTGTTCAAAAAGGGGATACTCTCTGGAAAATCGCCAAGAAGTATGGCGTAAACTTCGAAGAGTTAAAACAAATGAATGCCCAGCTATCAAACCCTGATATGATCATGCCTGGCATGAAAATTAAAGTGCCGACTACAGGCGGATCCGTTAAGAAAGAGACACAAATCAAATACGGGTCCAAGGAAATGCCTAAGAAAGAGATGCCTAAAGCAGAGCATCCATTCAAAGAGCAGAAGCCTATGGCCATGCCAGTCGAAGAGCCAAAGAAAGAAAAGCCGAAAGAAGTACAAAAGCCGTTTGCACCAAAAATGCCTCAACCAGTAGTGCCGGAAATCGATATTAACAACTATTACATGATGAATATGGCTAATATGCAAATGCAACAGCCAATGCAAAAGCCAATGCAGCAAGCAAAACCAAAACCAAAACCAAAACCTCAAATGCCGCCTAAACCTACTAATGTACTACCAAAAGCAAAAGAACAGCCAAAGCCAAAACCGATGCAAGAAGCCGTCCAAGGTGTTCAAGAAGAAGAAAGCTTACAAATGCCATCACAACCACAAGGAGGGAACACCCAACCTATGTATAACCCAAATAATTGCGTGCCTGTATCACCGGTAATGCCAGGACCAGGTTTCTGTCCACCACATGGATGGGGAATGCAGCCAGGAGGATATGGAATGCCGATGGGCCAAGGAATGCCAATGGGGCCAGGAAGCCAGGTTCAGGGGGCATCCATGATGCCAGGAATGCAGCAGATGCCAATGATGCCACAAATGGGATATGAAGAAGAGTCTTCTTCCGTTATGCCATACATGCCGCATGGTCAAATGCCGATGCAACAACCGATGCAGATGCCGATGCACATGCAGCAGCCGATGCAAATGCCGATGCAACAGCCAATGGGTCAGCCGTCAGGAGTAATGGGTGTATCGGATGAAGATGACTATCCATCGGTTCAAATGCCGCAACAGGTATCACCGGCTATGATGTATCCTCAAAATTGCTATCCAGTCTCCCCTGTCATGCCGGGACCAGGATTCCAGGGTGGAATGCCGGGTGGAATGCATGGCGGATATCCAATGGGACCTGGAGGTCAAGTACAGGGTGCGATGTCAGAAGAGTCCCCGTCTTCGATGATGAACGGGTATCAAATGCCAATGGGGCAACCATCCGGAGTAATGGGTGCACAAATGGGCGGTCAAATGCCGATGGGGCAGCCATCCGGAGTAATGGGTGCACAAATGGGCGGTCAAATGCCGATGGGGCAGCCATCCGGAGTAATGGGTGCACAAATGGGCGGTCAAATGCCAATGGGCCAGCCATCCGGAGTAATGGGAGCAAGTGATCAGGGTGATTGCGGATGTGGCGGACCAAAAGGGTATGGACCGATGATGCATCATCCGATGATGCCACAACAAATGCCACAACAAATGCCTCAAGGAATGCAGCAACAACCATACGGCTTCGGACCAGGGATGATGGGTCAGGGAATGCCAGGCCAAGGAATGCCGATGGGACCTCAAGGTCAGGGAATGGGAATGCCAATGGGACCTCAAGGAATGTTTGGTCCAAGAGCATTTTCCATGCCGAACTACCATGACGATGACTTTGAGGGCTAA
- a CDS encoding ArsB/NhaD family transporter gives MSPIIVLIVFVSVYILLMTEKWNRVLAAMAGGVAMLLIGAFPIEKALFTYIDWKTITLLFSMMLIVTLTSKTGFFEYIAIRFAQGVNGNGLALLILFSLLAAIGSAFLANVTIAMLLVPILFKLTKLLELPPIPFLIMTILACNIGGTATLIGDPPNMMIGQAVKHFTFNAFIENLLPVVLMVYIVTLLIMCVLYREVLFVKEDRKLLLKGINAVEYLKKDRGLLQSLFVLGLVLAGFSLYPMFHLDVTTVSLAGAVLLMLLLEKIYPPETILREVEWGTLFFFMGLFLLVGGIEEAGFIDEIAREILRLTDGDMKKTAFVILWGTGILSAIVDNIPFVAAMIPVIQEFGEFGMVNMDPLWWSLALGACLGGNGTLLGSSSNLVIAGLASKENVHIKFYQYLLIGVPVTLISLAVSTVYVYFKYIRPFLGG, from the coding sequence ATGTCTCCGATAATCGTATTAATTGTGTTTGTTTCTGTATACATCCTGCTAATGACCGAGAAATGGAACCGGGTATTGGCTGCCATGGCCGGTGGTGTTGCCATGCTTTTAATTGGGGCTTTTCCAATTGAGAAAGCATTGTTTACGTATATAGATTGGAAAACCATCACTCTGCTTTTTTCCATGATGTTAATCGTGACGTTGACGAGTAAAACGGGGTTCTTTGAGTATATTGCGATCAGGTTTGCACAAGGGGTGAATGGGAATGGACTGGCTCTTCTTATCCTGTTTTCCTTATTGGCAGCGATTGGCTCTGCCTTTCTGGCTAACGTAACGATTGCCATGTTATTGGTTCCCATTCTATTTAAACTGACAAAGCTTCTTGAACTTCCTCCCATACCTTTTCTGATTATGACGATCCTTGCTTGTAATATTGGAGGGACCGCGACCTTGATTGGTGACCCGCCTAATATGATGATCGGACAGGCGGTTAAGCACTTCACGTTTAATGCATTTATTGAAAATTTATTGCCTGTCGTTTTGATGGTCTATATTGTCACTTTACTCATCATGTGTGTTCTATATAGAGAAGTCCTCTTTGTCAAGGAAGACAGGAAATTACTTCTTAAAGGAATCAATGCAGTAGAGTATTTAAAGAAAGACAGAGGGCTCCTTCAGTCCCTGTTTGTCCTTGGCCTGGTGTTGGCCGGTTTTTCTTTATATCCGATGTTTCATCTCGATGTAACGACCGTCTCCCTTGCCGGAGCTGTTCTGTTAATGCTGCTTCTCGAAAAAATTTATCCTCCGGAAACCATACTAAGAGAGGTGGAGTGGGGGACCCTGTTTTTCTTTATGGGCTTATTCCTGCTTGTGGGAGGGATTGAAGAAGCAGGCTTCATAGATGAAATAGCCCGTGAAATTTTACGGCTGACAGATGGGGACATGAAGAAGACAGCATTCGTCATTCTGTGGGGAACCGGTATATTGTCCGCCATCGTAGACAACATTCCGTTTGTTGCTGCCATGATTCCGGTCATACAGGAATTTGGTGAATTCGGAATGGTCAATATGGATCCGTTATGGTGGTCGCTTGCTCTCGGGGCTTGTTTAGGCGGGAATGGTACATTGCTTGGTTCTTCTTCTAATCTTGTGATTGCAGGACTTGCTTCCAAGGAAAATGTACATATCAAGTTTTATCAATATTTGCTTATTGGTGTACCGGTGACGCTGATTTCACTTGCAGTATCAACGGTCTATGTGTATTTCAAGTACATCCGGCCATTTTTAGGTGGATAA
- the tgt gene encoding tRNA guanosine(34) transglycosylase Tgt, with product MTAIKYELIKTCKQTGARLGRVHTPHGSFETPAFMPVGTMATVKTMSPEDLKSMESGIILSNTYHLWLRPGHEIIREAGGLHKFMNWDRAILTDSGGFQVFSLSKLRQIEEEGVHFRHHLNGDKLFLSPEKAMEIQNALGSDIMMAFDECPPYPAEYDYMKSSVERTTRWAERCLEAHQRPHDQGLFGIVQGGEYEELRKQSARDLVSMDFPGYAVGGLSVGEPKDVMNRVLDFTTPHLPSDKPRYLMGVGSPDSLIDGSMRGIDMFDCVLPTRIARNGTLMTSEGRLVVKNAKFARDFRPIDENCDCYTCKNYSRAYIRHLIKCDETFGIRLTTYHNLHFLLKLMEQVRQAIREDRLGDFREEFFEQYGFNRPDAKNF from the coding sequence TTGACTGCAATAAAATATGAATTGATTAAAACATGTAAACAAACCGGAGCAAGACTGGGCCGCGTCCATACGCCGCACGGTTCATTCGAAACGCCTGCCTTCATGCCTGTAGGAACCATGGCCACTGTAAAAACGATGTCACCGGAGGATTTGAAATCCATGGAATCCGGCATCATTCTTAGTAATACCTATCATCTATGGTTACGCCCCGGTCATGAAATCATCAGGGAAGCTGGCGGCCTTCATAAATTCATGAACTGGGACCGTGCCATCCTTACCGATTCAGGCGGTTTCCAAGTGTTCAGCTTGAGTAAGCTTCGCCAGATTGAAGAAGAAGGAGTCCATTTCCGTCATCATCTGAATGGGGATAAGCTCTTCCTCAGTCCGGAGAAGGCGATGGAAATTCAGAACGCATTGGGCTCGGATATCATGATGGCCTTCGATGAATGTCCACCGTATCCTGCTGAATACGATTATATGAAGAGTTCTGTAGAGCGTACGACACGTTGGGCCGAGCGCTGCCTGGAAGCTCACCAGCGACCGCATGATCAAGGGTTATTCGGAATCGTCCAAGGTGGGGAGTATGAAGAGCTTCGTAAGCAAAGTGCCCGTGACCTTGTATCCATGGATTTTCCCGGCTATGCCGTAGGTGGCCTTTCTGTCGGTGAACCGAAGGACGTCATGAACCGAGTACTTGATTTCACGACGCCACATCTTCCTTCAGATAAACCTCGTTACCTGATGGGGGTTGGATCTCCGGATTCACTGATCGATGGTTCGATGCGCGGAATTGACATGTTTGATTGTGTCCTCCCAACCCGTATCGCACGTAACGGGACCCTTATGACAAGCGAAGGCCGTCTGGTTGTGAAAAACGCTAAGTTTGCAAGGGATTTCAGGCCGATCGATGAGAATTGTGATTGCTATACATGTAAAAATTATAGCCGTGCGTACATCCGTCACTTGATCAAATGTGACGAAACGTTCGGAATTCGCCTTACGACTTATCATAATCTTCATTTTCTGTTAAAATTGATGGAGCAAGTCAGACAAGCGATTCGTGAAGATCGTCTAGGAGACTTTAGGGAAGAATTTTTCGAGCAGTACGGCTTCAACCGTCCTGATGCGAAAAACTTCTAA
- the yajC gene encoding preprotein translocase subunit YajC encodes MGGSLGTILPLILMFVLFYFLLIRPQQKRQKAISKMQNELAKGDRIITIGGLHGAIDAIEEGKVVILCGDGSRLTYDRNAIREVVRADQV; translated from the coding sequence ATGGGAGGAAGTTTAGGAACAATACTACCTTTGATATTAATGTTCGTTCTGTTTTACTTTTTACTGATCCGTCCTCAGCAAAAGCGTCAAAAAGCCATTTCAAAAATGCAAAATGAGCTTGCTAAGGGTGATAGAATCATCACGATTGGTGGATTGCATGGTGCGATCGATGCCATCGAAGAAGGAAAAGTAGTCATTCTATGTGGTGACGGCAGCCGTCTTACATATGATCGTAATGCGATCAGAGAAGTCGTTAGAGCAGATCAGGTATAA
- a CDS encoding phosphotransferase → MHVRGDDYSHRLLSFLQYKLNDPGASLKMLKEGKWKLKSNGRKWFVKRFPNQLKFLQQERLISTLLREKFYHVLPFHPIHEREILLFEGSPIGITMWLETSQSISYDRSKDREDALKVLKKFHSVSETIRDSWTTEIPRYRWLKKWKKRMMQFQYNLPYLQAFIQPYYLYTYLEWGKWALKELKSIGIDENGKCITHGDVAHHNFLRGKNGIVYMIDFDLMSLSTALTDDLQFCNRILPYLNWTLSDIKRLTPFQSYEDELIFYLGLMYPSDVFREWNRFIREDQYYKQRVWGYLINLTLNQFPQRMQFNQELHGELKRINTQL, encoded by the coding sequence ATGCATGTACGAGGGGACGATTATTCACATCGTCTCCTTTCTTTTTTACAATATAAGTTAAACGATCCCGGAGCATCCCTTAAAATGTTAAAAGAAGGGAAATGGAAGCTGAAAAGCAATGGTAGAAAGTGGTTTGTGAAACGATTTCCAAATCAACTGAAATTCTTACAGCAGGAACGGCTGATTTCAACGCTGTTAAGAGAAAAATTCTATCACGTTCTGCCATTCCATCCTATTCATGAGCGGGAGATATTATTATTTGAAGGATCTCCAATCGGTATTACAATGTGGTTGGAAACGTCTCAATCCATAAGCTATGATCGATCCAAAGATCGGGAAGATGCATTGAAGGTCCTGAAAAAATTTCATTCAGTCTCAGAAACAATCCGGGATTCATGGACAACAGAGATTCCAAGGTACAGATGGCTGAAAAAATGGAAAAAACGAATGATGCAGTTTCAATATAATCTACCCTATTTGCAAGCCTTCATTCAACCTTATTATTTGTATACGTATTTAGAATGGGGAAAGTGGGCGCTGAAAGAATTAAAATCAATCGGCATCGATGAGAATGGAAAATGCATTACTCATGGAGATGTGGCACATCATAATTTCTTAAGAGGAAAGAATGGAATCGTGTATATGATTGACTTTGATTTAATGTCCCTTTCTACAGCATTAACAGATGACCTGCAGTTTTGCAACCGGATTTTACCATATTTAAATTGGACATTAAGTGACATCAAGCGCCTGACTCCATTTCAATCATACGAGGATGAGCTTATTTTTTATCTTGGTTTAATGTATCCGTCAGATGTGTTTCGCGAGTGGAATCGATTCATCCGTGAAGATCAATACTATAAACAGCGTGTTTGGGGTTATTTAATCAATTTAACCCTTAACCAATTTCCACAGCGAATGCAATTCAATCAAGAGTTGCATGGAGAATTGAAAAGGATCAATACCCAATTGTAG